Proteins encoded in a region of the Isosphaeraceae bacterium EP7 genome:
- the dapF gene encoding diaminopimelate epimerase, whose protein sequence is MKFTKMHGIGNDYVYVDLFDSPADFDPAALARAVSDRHTGIGSDGLITIGPSRLAADARMRMFNADGSESEMCGNGVRCVAKYVHDHGIAVKERVLIETGRGILTLDLEVKDGKASRVRVDMGAPILKASDIPTTLEGDPPVNVALVVEGREFPVTAVSMGNPHAVIYVDDVEAFPVEHFGPLIEHHPSFPRRVNVHFVQVLGDGEVRMRTWERGSGITLACGTGACAVCVAGVLTGATGTSLLAHLPGGDLELQWAGQGQPVFMTGPAAEVFSGVWPD, encoded by the coding sequence ATGAAGTTCACGAAGATGCACGGGATCGGCAACGACTACGTTTACGTAGACCTCTTCGATTCGCCCGCCGACTTCGACCCGGCCGCGCTGGCCAGGGCCGTCAGCGACCGCCATACCGGCATCGGCTCCGACGGCCTGATCACGATCGGCCCCTCCAGGCTCGCCGCCGACGCCCGGATGCGCATGTTCAACGCAGACGGCTCCGAGTCGGAGATGTGCGGCAATGGCGTCCGTTGCGTGGCCAAGTATGTGCACGATCACGGGATCGCGGTTAAGGAGCGGGTGCTCATCGAGACCGGCCGGGGCATCCTGACTCTCGACCTGGAAGTGAAGGACGGCAAGGCCAGCCGCGTCCGGGTCGACATGGGCGCCCCCATCCTCAAGGCGTCGGACATCCCGACCACCCTCGAAGGCGACCCGCCCGTCAACGTTGCCCTGGTCGTCGAAGGCCGCGAATTCCCGGTCACGGCCGTCTCGATGGGCAACCCTCACGCGGTCATCTATGTTGACGATGTCGAGGCCTTCCCTGTCGAGCACTTCGGGCCTCTGATCGAGCACCACCCGAGCTTCCCCAGGCGGGTCAACGTCCACTTCGTCCAGGTCCTCGGCGACGGCGAGGTGCGGATGCGTACCTGGGAACGTGGCTCGGGTATCACGCTGGCCTGCGGCACGGGAGCCTGCGCCGTCTGCGTCGCCGGCGTGCTCACCGGCGCCACCGGAACGTCGTTGCTGGCGCACCTGCCGGGGGGCGATCTCGAACTCCAGTGGGCCGGTCAGGGCCAGCCCGTCTTCATGACCGGGCCGGCCGCCGAGGTCTTCTCCGGCGTCTGGCCCGACTGA
- a CDS encoding arginyltransferase, with protein MREPFHYLGPPGPCVYLPGLTQRMEYVVAPGVTGQQYLNAMHVGWRRFGETLFRPRCFDCRACLSLRVDVARFQPDRSQKRARKANLGRTRLEIGTPSVDPDKLALHHSFHRFQEHDKGWPEASEDSDSYIDSFINNPFPTEEWCYFLEDRLVGVGYVDRLGDGLSGIYFFHDPAHRELSLGTWNVLSLIRRAADLALPHVYLGYYVAGCRSLEYKARFVPNEILSPEGTWVPHLGPRD; from the coding sequence ATGCGCGAGCCATTCCACTACCTTGGCCCACCCGGCCCCTGCGTCTACCTGCCGGGCCTCACCCAGCGCATGGAATACGTCGTCGCCCCCGGCGTGACCGGCCAGCAGTACCTGAACGCCATGCACGTCGGCTGGCGGCGGTTCGGCGAGACCCTGTTCCGGCCCCGTTGCTTCGACTGCCGGGCCTGCCTCTCCCTCAGGGTCGACGTCGCCCGCTTCCAGCCCGACCGCAGCCAGAAGCGGGCGAGAAAGGCCAACCTGGGGAGGACCCGCCTGGAGATCGGCACCCCCTCCGTCGACCCCGACAAGCTCGCCCTGCACCACTCCTTCCACCGCTTCCAGGAGCACGACAAGGGATGGCCCGAGGCGTCCGAAGATTCCGATTCGTATATCGATTCGTTCATCAATAACCCATTCCCCACCGAGGAGTGGTGCTACTTCCTGGAGGACCGTCTGGTCGGGGTCGGCTACGTCGACCGACTGGGCGACGGCCTTTCCGGCATCTACTTTTTCCACGACCCTGCACACCGCGAGCTCTCGCTCGGCACCTGGAATGTCCTCTCGCTGATCCGGAGGGCCGCCGACCTGGCCTTGCCGCACGTCTACCTGGGCTATTACGTGGCGGGCTGCCGCTCCCTGGAGTACAAGGCCAGGTTCGTGCCAAATGAGATCCTCTCGCCCGAAGGCACCTGGGTCCCCCACCTGGGCCCCCGCGATTGA
- a CDS encoding lysophospholipid acyltransferase family protein, with translation MKIQHPMLVNAVGIVGSRLVRGLVGTSRFHFRYAEPSVSPEVARLTGRRYIYAFYHEIMLFPAYFWAWPEMQILISDHRDGELITQVVKRLGFGVVRGSTTRGGARALREMTSRVDRGHLCVTPDGPKGPRRTVHQGLAYLASRTGLPVVCTGMAFKDPWRAKSWDRFAVPRPFSHACCVTPAAIMVPPRADRETLEASRVEIECRMLAASEEAERWVAEF, from the coding sequence ATGAAGATCCAGCACCCGATGCTCGTCAACGCCGTGGGCATCGTCGGCTCTCGCCTGGTCCGAGGCCTGGTCGGCACCTCGCGGTTCCACTTTCGCTACGCCGAGCCGTCGGTCAGCCCCGAGGTCGCCCGGCTCACGGGCCGGCGGTACATCTACGCCTTCTATCACGAGATCATGCTCTTCCCGGCCTACTTTTGGGCCTGGCCCGAGATGCAGATCCTGATCAGCGACCACCGCGACGGCGAACTGATCACCCAGGTCGTGAAGCGACTCGGCTTCGGCGTCGTCCGAGGCTCGACGACCCGGGGGGGTGCCCGGGCCCTCCGCGAGATGACCTCGAGGGTCGACCGAGGGCACCTTTGCGTGACCCCCGACGGCCCCAAAGGCCCCCGGCGTACCGTCCATCAGGGGCTCGCTTATCTGGCGAGCCGGACCGGGTTGCCCGTCGTCTGCACCGGGATGGCATTCAAGGATCCGTGGAGAGCGAAAAGCTGGGATCGATTCGCCGTCCCCCGCCCCTTCTCGCACGCCTGCTGCGTCACACCCGCGGCCATCATGGTCCCACCCCGGGCCGATCGCGAGACGCTGGAAGCCAGTCGCGTCGAGATCGAATGCCGCATGCTGGCCGCCTCTGAAGAGGCCGAACGCTGGGTCGCCGAATTCTGA
- a CDS encoding cytochrome c3 family protein, translating to MSQLFHPRTNTFSRLSVFGSIFFVGGVLYLGYVLVRSPYQTEVGIVRDQPVPFMHKHHVAELGIDCRYCHTQVENASNPGMPTTETCMSCHSQVWLNSPLLEPVRASWRDNKPIQWTKLHDLPDFVYFNHGIHVQKGVRCTTCHGDVSAMAMMYKDQPMTMQWCLECHRDPLPRTGPLKDVFANGPPPGPRPVTKKADYADARLFDRYLSNSGKSAIQKAQDPHFSGMTNCSTCHR from the coding sequence ATGTCGCAGCTCTTCCACCCCAGAACGAACACGTTCTCACGCTTGAGCGTGTTTGGTTCCATCTTCTTCGTCGGCGGGGTCCTGTACCTCGGCTACGTCTTGGTCCGCTCGCCCTACCAGACCGAGGTGGGGATCGTCCGAGACCAGCCCGTGCCGTTCATGCACAAGCACCACGTCGCGGAGCTGGGGATCGACTGCCGGTATTGCCACACTCAGGTCGAGAACGCCTCCAACCCCGGCATGCCCACGACCGAGACGTGCATGTCGTGCCACTCGCAGGTCTGGCTGAACAGCCCGCTGCTCGAGCCAGTGCGGGCGAGCTGGCGAGATAACAAGCCGATCCAGTGGACCAAGTTGCACGATCTGCCCGATTTCGTGTACTTCAACCACGGGATCCACGTCCAGAAGGGCGTCCGCTGCACGACTTGCCACGGCGACGTCAGCGCGATGGCCATGATGTACAAAGACCAGCCCATGACGATGCAGTGGTGCCTGGAGTGCCATCGCGACCCGCTGCCCAGGACAGGCCCCCTCAAGGATGTCTTCGCCAACGGCCCACCGCCGGGGCCCAGGCCCGTCACCAAGAAGGCGGACTACGCCGACGCCAGACTGTTCGACCGGTATCTGTCGAACTCAGGCAAATCGGCGATCCAGAAGGCGCAGGATCCGCATTTTTCGGGGATGACCAATTGCTCGACGTGCCACCGATGA
- a CDS encoding TAT-variant-translocated molybdopterin oxidoreductase, which produces MNIVTNPDETLDLDAVRARLAGVKGQAYWRCLDELADAPAFAETLRREFPDRADEWADGTSRRQYLRVMGASIALAGFSGCGFGNNRTEKLVPPVRQPESVIPGAAQYFASSLTLGGYATGVLVESHEGRPIKVEGNDQHPASLGATDLFSQASVLSLYDPERSQVVLRESAISTLPNFLSDLGRALEAQKPSKGAGIRLLTETIGSPTLASQIKAFLDLYPAAKWVQYEPAYRASERAAAILAFGEDVESRYDLSKADVILALDADFLGQGPAALRYSRQYAERRTPSAKMSRLYAVESTPTGVGAVSDHRLALKPSLIDALARAVAAGLGIEGVQPGPAAAVEDHAAWVTALVKDLKAHKGSSLIIPGPGLPPAVHALAHAMNDALGNVGSTVTYAEPVAARSDDQAAGLRDLTREMDAKAVDLLVILGGNPAYTAPADIPFAAALRKVRRAVHLSLEEDETSELCRWHVNASHELESWGDARAFDGTASIVQPLIAPLYDGISPFDFLAALLGRSAVTGRDAVREFWKGKKLGGEAFEPAWERAVHDGLIADSATPAKAVTLKAEAAKVAATSGAVDSLEIVFRPDPTIWDGRFANNGWLQELPKPLTKITWDNAALMSPATAGRLGLKNEEQAELTYRGRKVTAPVWITPGHADGCVTVHLGYGRRKVGKVGEGAGFNAYSLQTSDSPHTSPGLEVKGTGTTYPIACTQTHRGLSGRDLLRTGTITEYLAKPDFARRHADEMPADESMFAPYPYEGNAWGLTIDLNRCTGCNACILGCVSENNIPVVGKDQVMTGREMHWIEIDRYYTGEDADVPESTEFQPRMCMHCENAPCELVCPVAATSHSAEGLNEMTYNRCVGTRYCGNNCPYKVRHFNFLEYNPPRPSSLTILSNPDVTVRSRGVMEKCTYCVQRINGARILAKEDGREIRDGEVVTACQAACPTRAITFGNINDKTSEVAKLKADPRSYGMLAELNTRPRTSYLARVRNPNTEITPEAGHDHPTHLG; this is translated from the coding sequence ATGAACATCGTGACGAACCCAGATGAAACGCTGGACCTCGACGCGGTCCGCGCCCGTCTCGCCGGCGTCAAGGGCCAGGCCTACTGGCGTTGCCTGGATGAGCTGGCCGACGCCCCCGCGTTCGCCGAGACCCTGCGCCGCGAATTCCCCGACCGGGCCGACGAGTGGGCCGACGGGACGAGCCGGCGCCAGTACCTCCGAGTCATGGGCGCTTCCATCGCGCTGGCCGGATTCAGCGGGTGCGGCTTCGGCAACAACAGGACGGAGAAGCTCGTCCCTCCCGTCCGGCAGCCCGAGTCCGTCATCCCCGGCGCCGCCCAATATTTCGCCTCCTCTTTGACGCTGGGGGGCTATGCCACCGGCGTCTTGGTCGAGAGCCACGAGGGCAGGCCGATCAAGGTCGAGGGGAATGACCAGCACCCGGCGAGCCTGGGCGCGACGGACCTCTTCTCGCAGGCATCCGTGCTGTCGCTCTACGACCCGGAACGCTCGCAAGTCGTGCTCCGCGAGTCGGCGATCAGCACCCTGCCGAACTTCCTGTCCGACCTGGGCCGGGCCCTGGAAGCCCAGAAGCCGAGCAAGGGGGCGGGCATCCGCCTGCTGACCGAGACGATCGGCTCTCCCACGCTCGCATCGCAGATCAAGGCCTTCCTCGACCTCTATCCGGCCGCGAAGTGGGTCCAGTATGAGCCCGCGTATCGGGCCTCGGAGCGGGCCGCGGCGATCCTCGCGTTCGGCGAGGACGTCGAGTCTCGGTACGACCTGTCTAAGGCCGACGTCATCCTGGCCCTCGACGCCGACTTCCTCGGGCAAGGGCCGGCGGCGCTTCGTTACTCCAGGCAGTATGCCGAGCGTCGGACCCCCTCGGCCAAGATGAGCCGCCTCTACGCGGTCGAGTCGACGCCGACGGGCGTCGGGGCGGTCTCCGACCACCGGCTCGCCCTGAAGCCGAGCCTCATCGATGCCCTCGCCCGCGCGGTCGCCGCCGGGCTCGGGATCGAGGGGGTCCAGCCCGGCCCCGCGGCGGCCGTCGAGGACCACGCCGCCTGGGTTACCGCGCTGGTCAAGGACTTGAAGGCCCACAAGGGTTCCAGCCTGATCATCCCCGGCCCCGGACTGCCCCCCGCGGTGCACGCCCTGGCCCACGCGATGAACGACGCCCTGGGCAACGTCGGCTCGACCGTCACCTATGCCGAGCCCGTTGCGGCCCGATCCGACGACCAGGCTGCCGGCCTGCGTGATCTCACACGCGAGATGGACGCCAAAGCGGTCGACCTGCTGGTGATCCTGGGTGGGAACCCGGCCTACACCGCGCCGGCCGACATCCCCTTCGCGGCGGCCCTCAGGAAGGTCCGGCGTGCCGTCCACTTGAGCCTTGAAGAAGACGAGACTTCCGAGCTCTGCCGCTGGCATGTCAACGCCTCCCACGAGCTAGAATCGTGGGGCGATGCCCGTGCCTTCGACGGCACGGCGTCGATCGTCCAGCCGCTGATCGCCCCGCTCTACGACGGGATCTCGCCCTTCGATTTCCTTGCCGCGTTGTTGGGCCGATCCGCCGTCACCGGCCGCGATGCGGTCCGCGAGTTCTGGAAAGGGAAGAAGCTCGGCGGAGAGGCCTTCGAACCCGCCTGGGAACGGGCCGTGCACGACGGCCTGATCGCCGACTCCGCCACGCCGGCCAAGGCGGTGACGCTCAAGGCCGAAGCCGCCAAGGTTGCCGCCACCTCGGGCGCGGTCGATTCGCTGGAGATCGTCTTCCGGCCCGACCCGACCATCTGGGATGGCCGGTTCGCCAACAACGGCTGGCTCCAGGAATTGCCCAAGCCGCTGACGAAGATCACCTGGGACAATGCGGCGCTGATGAGCCCCGCCACCGCCGGCCGCCTCGGACTGAAGAACGAGGAGCAGGCCGAGCTGACTTACCGGGGCCGGAAGGTGACCGCCCCCGTCTGGATCACGCCGGGCCATGCCGACGGTTGCGTCACGGTCCATCTCGGCTACGGTCGCCGCAAAGTTGGCAAGGTCGGCGAGGGGGCGGGCTTCAACGCTTACAGCCTCCAGACGTCCGACTCGCCACACACCTCCCCCGGGCTGGAAGTGAAGGGGACCGGAACGACGTATCCGATCGCCTGCACGCAGACGCATCGGGGCCTATCAGGCCGCGACCTGCTGCGGACCGGCACAATCACGGAGTACCTCGCCAAGCCCGACTTCGCCAGGCGGCACGCCGACGAGATGCCCGCCGATGAGTCGATGTTCGCCCCCTACCCCTACGAAGGGAACGCCTGGGGACTGACGATCGACCTGAACCGGTGCACGGGCTGCAACGCCTGCATCCTGGGCTGCGTCTCGGAGAACAACATCCCGGTCGTCGGCAAAGACCAGGTGATGACCGGCCGCGAGATGCACTGGATCGAGATCGACCGGTACTACACCGGCGAAGACGCCGACGTGCCCGAGTCCACCGAATTCCAGCCCCGCATGTGCATGCACTGCGAGAACGCCCCGTGCGAGCTGGTCTGCCCCGTCGCTGCGACCTCCCACAGCGCCGAGGGGCTCAACGAGATGACCTACAACCGGTGCGTGGGGACCCGATACTGCGGGAACAACTGCCCGTACAAGGTCCGCCACTTCAACTTCCTCGAATACAATCCCCCTCGCCCATCGAGCCTGACGATCCTGAGCAACCCGGACGTGACGGTCCGGTCGCGCGGCGTCATGGAGAAGTGCACTTACTGCGTGCAGCGGATCAACGGGGCCCGGATCCTCGCCAAGGAGGACGGCCGCGAGATCCGCGACGGCGAGGTCGTCACGGCCTGCCAGGCGGCCTGCCCCACCCGGGCGATCACCTTCGGCAACATCAACGACAAGACCAGTGAGGTCGCCAAGCTCAAGGCCGACCCCCGGAGTTACGGCATGCTCGCCGAGTTGAACACGAGGCCCCGCACCTCCTATCTGGCGCGGGTCCGCAATCCCAACACCGAGATCACGCCGGAGGCGGGCCATGACCACCCTACCCACCTCGGCTGA
- the nrfD gene encoding NrfD/PsrC family molybdoenzyme membrane anchor subunit translates to MTTLPTSAEEPNGLHPVLAPGHTLGTVTDKISELVLARPLNWRWITGITVGSSLLTLLLVSVAAVLANGIGVWGLNRPVMWAFDITNFVWWVGIGHAGTLISAILLLLKQEWRTSINRFAEAMTLFAVACAGLFPLLHMGRPWLFYWLMPYPNTMALWPQWRSPLVWDVFAVSTYATVSLLFWYVGLVPDLATLRDRARNRWLKLIYGIFALGWRGSAKHWHRYRTAYLLLAGLATPLVVSVHTVVSLDFTAGIVPGWHSTIFPPYFVAGAIFSGFAMVLTLAIPLRGAFGLHDFITQRHLDNMAKVMLATGLIVAYSYTMEFFFAWYGMNIYEYQQIVVERPTGPYAPFWWALMTCNILIPQALWSPWVRRNVLLLWVISIIVNIGMWLERFLIIVVSLHADYIPASWRMFYPTFWDFSTFLGTIGLFITLLFLFIRVLPVIAMAEMRELVHETQGHNGGAHASGLSTPTPTPGVES, encoded by the coding sequence ATGACCACCCTACCCACCTCGGCTGAGGAACCAAACGGGCTTCACCCCGTGCTGGCACCCGGGCATACCCTGGGCACAGTCACCGACAAGATCAGCGAACTGGTGCTCGCCCGGCCCCTGAACTGGCGCTGGATCACCGGTATCACCGTCGGCTCCTCCTTGCTGACGCTGCTGCTCGTCTCCGTGGCCGCCGTGCTCGCGAATGGGATCGGCGTCTGGGGCCTGAACAGGCCCGTGATGTGGGCCTTCGACATCACCAACTTCGTCTGGTGGGTCGGCATCGGCCACGCGGGCACGCTGATCTCGGCCATCCTCCTGCTGCTCAAGCAGGAGTGGCGGACGAGCATCAACCGGTTCGCCGAGGCGATGACCCTGTTCGCGGTGGCCTGTGCCGGCCTCTTCCCGCTGCTGCATATGGGACGGCCCTGGCTGTTCTACTGGCTGATGCCGTACCCCAACACCATGGCGCTCTGGCCCCAGTGGCGCAGCCCCCTGGTCTGGGACGTCTTCGCCGTGTCGACCTACGCGACGGTCTCGCTACTCTTCTGGTATGTCGGCCTCGTCCCCGACCTGGCGACCCTCCGGGACCGGGCGAGGAACCGCTGGCTGAAGTTGATCTATGGGATCTTCGCCCTGGGCTGGCGGGGCTCGGCCAAGCACTGGCATCGCTACCGGACCGCCTACCTGCTGCTGGCCGGCTTGGCCACGCCGCTGGTCGTGTCGGTGCACACGGTCGTGAGCCTGGACTTCACCGCGGGCATCGTGCCCGGCTGGCACTCGACGATCTTCCCGCCCTACTTCGTCGCCGGTGCGATCTTCAGCGGCTTCGCCATGGTCTTGACCCTGGCTATCCCGCTCCGAGGCGCCTTCGGGCTGCACGACTTCATCACCCAGCGCCACCTGGACAACATGGCGAAAGTCATGCTGGCCACCGGCCTGATCGTCGCCTACAGCTACACAATGGAGTTCTTCTTCGCCTGGTACGGCATGAACATCTACGAGTACCAGCAAATCGTCGTGGAACGCCCGACGGGCCCTTATGCCCCGTTCTGGTGGGCCCTGATGACCTGCAACATCCTGATCCCGCAGGCGCTCTGGTCTCCCTGGGTCCGGCGCAACGTGCTGCTGCTCTGGGTCATCTCGATCATCGTGAATATCGGGATGTGGCTCGAGCGGTTCCTGATCATCGTCGTCAGCCTGCACGCGGATTACATCCCCGCCTCGTGGCGGATGTTCTATCCGACGTTCTGGGACTTCTCGACCTTCCTGGGCACCATCGGCCTGTTCATCACGCTCCTCTTCCTCTTCATCCGGGTCCTGCCCGTGATCGCGATGGCCGAGATGCGTGAGCTGGTCCATGAGACCCAGGGACATAACGGCGGCGCCCACGCCTCGGGCCTCTCGACGCCGACACCGACGCCGGGGGTGGAGTCATGA
- a CDS encoding DUF3341 domain-containing protein: MKPIPHPDLYGLMAEYHETGPLLEAARKAYADGFRRMDAFSPIPVEGLAEAIGFERNALPKVVFAGGLIGCFGGFFMQWYSAVVDYPLNIGGRPFNSWPAFLPITFETTVLCASLSAVFGMIALNGLPKPYHPVFNVESFELASRSHFFLCVQSDDPKFDRVATRAFLEGLGPVAVHEVGF, encoded by the coding sequence ATGAAGCCGATCCCGCACCCCGATCTCTACGGCCTGATGGCCGAATATCACGAGACGGGCCCGCTGCTTGAGGCCGCCCGCAAGGCCTACGCCGACGGCTTCCGCCGGATGGACGCATTCAGCCCGATCCCCGTGGAGGGGCTCGCCGAGGCCATCGGCTTCGAGCGGAATGCGTTGCCGAAGGTCGTCTTCGCCGGCGGCCTGATCGGCTGCTTCGGCGGGTTCTTCATGCAGTGGTACTCGGCCGTCGTCGACTACCCGCTGAACATCGGCGGTCGGCCCTTCAATAGCTGGCCGGCGTTCCTGCCGATCACGTTCGAGACCACCGTCTTGTGTGCGTCGCTGTCGGCCGTGTTCGGGATGATCGCCCTGAACGGCCTGCCCAAGCCCTACCACCCGGTCTTCAATGTCGAGAGCTTCGAGCTTGCGTCCCGCAGCCACTTCTTCCTCTGCGTGCAGTCGGACGACCCGAAGTTCGACCGGGTCGCGACGCGGGCGTTCCTCGAAGGGCTCGGGCCGGTTGCCGTCCACGAGGTGGGTTTCTGA
- a CDS encoding cytochrome c translates to MIKVEESSRPPAPSAAGAGLLPGRACCVAVAGLILASLAGCHRDMYDQPRYDAYSESTFFKDGTSFRPLVQGTIARGQLREDSHRYRGKDADGKEVKEFPYPVTEAVMERGRERFMIFCSPCHGASGDGLGMIVKRGMSPPPSFHIDRLKQAPEGHFFNVISNGYGKMYRYDYRVPVDDRWAIIAYVRALQYRGEAKADDLPKDVRTRLEASR, encoded by the coding sequence GTGATCAAGGTCGAGGAGAGTTCAAGGCCCCCCGCCCCCTCGGCGGCGGGTGCCGGGTTGCTGCCCGGGCGCGCGTGCTGCGTCGCGGTCGCTGGCCTCATCCTGGCCAGCCTGGCCGGCTGCCATCGCGACATGTACGACCAGCCCCGATACGACGCCTACTCCGAGAGCACGTTCTTCAAGGACGGGACCTCGTTCCGCCCCCTCGTCCAGGGGACCATCGCCCGCGGCCAGCTCCGCGAGGATTCGCATCGGTACCGCGGCAAGGACGCGGACGGGAAAGAGGTCAAGGAGTTTCCCTACCCCGTCACCGAGGCGGTGATGGAACGCGGCAGGGAGCGTTTCATGATCTTCTGCTCCCCTTGCCACGGGGCCAGCGGCGACGGCCTCGGCATGATCGTCAAGCGCGGGATGTCCCCGCCCCCCTCGTTCCACATCGACCGGCTGAAGCAGGCCCCCGAAGGGCATTTCTTCAACGTGATCTCCAACGGCTACGGCAAGATGTACCGCTACGACTACCGCGTCCCCGTCGACGACCGCTGGGCCATCATCGCCTACGTCCGGGCCCTCCAGTACCGTGGTGAGGCCAAGGCCGACGACCTGCCGAAGGACGTCCGTACCCGTCTGGAGGCCAGCCGATGA
- a CDS encoding SCO family protein, whose amino-acid sequence MNVPTLFRAFVLALVFFAPARAEDLRKRVGLDQLLGAQLPADALLKDESGADVRVGRFFGPRPLILTFVYFDCPMLCNEVTNAELRTLRALNLKLGQDYDVLTISIDPEDTPEKARARKARYLNRYDLPGADVGWHVLTGGAEASRRLAESVGFRYTYNKETRQFTHAAGLMVLTPDGKVARYFYGLSYPPRDVRLALTEASEGKLGSLTDQMLLFCYQYDPSTGRYTLAILNLVRVACVATVLALAAFIWKATRRDRPRAGPDPAFT is encoded by the coding sequence ATGAACGTTCCAACACTCTTCAGGGCCTTCGTCCTCGCCCTCGTCTTCTTCGCGCCGGCGAGGGCCGAAGACCTGCGCAAGCGGGTCGGCCTCGACCAGCTCCTGGGCGCCCAGTTGCCTGCGGACGCCTTGCTGAAGGACGAATCGGGGGCGGACGTCCGCGTCGGCCGGTTCTTCGGCCCCCGGCCGTTGATCCTGACGTTCGTCTACTTCGACTGCCCGATGCTCTGCAATGAGGTCACCAACGCCGAGTTGCGCACCTTGCGGGCTCTGAACCTCAAGCTCGGCCAGGATTACGACGTCTTGACGATCAGCATCGACCCGGAGGACACACCGGAGAAGGCACGGGCCCGCAAGGCCCGCTACCTGAACCGGTACGACCTGCCGGGGGCCGATGTCGGCTGGCACGTCCTGACGGGCGGCGCCGAGGCCTCGCGTAGGCTGGCCGAGTCGGTCGGCTTCCGCTACACCTACAACAAAGAGACCCGGCAATTCACCCATGCCGCCGGCCTGATGGTCCTGACGCCCGACGGCAAGGTCGCACGCTACTTCTACGGACTCAGCTACCCGCCGAGGGACGTGCGGCTGGCCCTGACCGAGGCGTCGGAGGGCAAGCTCGGCTCGCTCACCGACCAGATGCTCCTCTTCTGCTACCAGTACGACCCATCGACGGGCCGTTATACCCTGGCGATCCTGAACCTCGTGCGGGTCGCCTGCGTGGCCACCGTCCTCGCCCTGGCCGCCTTCATCTGGAAGGCGACCCGGAGAGATCGGCCGAGGGCCGGGCCGGATCCAGCCTTCACCTGA
- the coxB gene encoding cytochrome c oxidase subunit II: MWNFPFLPDQASEQANQVDGVMYVLLAVTAFFTVLIAGQVIFFGIKYRAGSKANRSGRKSTSHNLEAFWIGSTFIICVVMYIISTHVFFQMYNPPADASEIYVVAKRWMWYLQHPEGRREQDELHVPLGKAIKLVMTSQDVIHSFYVPAFRVKQDVLPGRTTALWFRPTKAGAYNLFCAEYCGSDHSRMIGTVYVMEPSDYERWLTGGPESGGRVSMASAGEQLFQKNHCSDCHSPAGQPNRGPTLVGLHGGNAPIQQKGGSVSMVKADDAYIRESILDPRAKLVAGFEPIMPSFKDQISEQDLFQIIAYIKSLGKGQEGGR; the protein is encoded by the coding sequence ATGTGGAATTTCCCCTTCCTGCCCGATCAGGCCTCCGAGCAGGCCAACCAGGTCGACGGCGTCATGTACGTCCTGCTCGCCGTGACGGCCTTCTTCACGGTCCTGATCGCCGGCCAGGTCATCTTCTTCGGCATCAAGTATCGCGCGGGCTCCAAGGCCAACCGCAGCGGGCGTAAGTCGACCAGCCACAACCTCGAGGCGTTCTGGATCGGCAGCACGTTCATCATCTGCGTGGTCATGTACATCATCTCCACGCACGTCTTCTTCCAGATGTACAACCCGCCGGCCGACGCCTCCGAGATCTACGTGGTGGCCAAGCGCTGGATGTGGTACCTGCAACATCCCGAAGGCCGACGCGAGCAGGACGAGCTGCACGTGCCGCTGGGCAAGGCGATCAAGCTGGTCATGACCTCCCAGGACGTGATCCACAGCTTCTACGTCCCGGCCTTCCGCGTGAAGCAGGACGTGCTGCCCGGCCGGACGACGGCCCTCTGGTTCCGGCCCACCAAGGCGGGGGCGTACAACCTCTTCTGCGCCGAGTATTGCGGCAGCGACCACTCCCGGATGATCGGGACCGTCTACGTGATGGAGCCGTCCGACTACGAGCGTTGGCTCACCGGCGGCCCCGAGAGCGGCGGCCGGGTCTCGATGGCCTCCGCGGGCGAGCAGCTCTTCCAGAAGAACCACTGCTCCGACTGCCACTCGCCGGCCGGCCAGCCCAACCGGGGCCCGACCCTCGTCGGCCTCCACGGCGGCAACGCGCCGATTCAGCAGAAGGGTGGGAGCGTGTCGATGGTCAAGGCCGACGATGCCTACATCCGCGAGTCGATCCTCGACCCCCGCGCCAAGCTCGTCGCCGGCTTCGAGCCGATCATGCCCAGCTTCAAAGACCAGATCAGCGAGCAGGACTTGTTCCAGATCATCGCCTACATCAAGTCGCTCGGTAAGGGCCAGGAGGGGGGACGATGA